One window from the genome of Aneurinibacillus sp. REN35 encodes:
- a CDS encoding OsmC family protein yields MNQIPLDTVQQTANAIKANPDLKIKNWHAHIQWESGVQNKVSIREFSPILVDEPATLGGTDKAPNPVEYFIGAAGSCFAITFEVMASQRGIQLKSVDVTIEADLNAAVFLGIEEGDGGILHPVIRLKVDADAAEEEIASIAHAALLKSPVLASLQKDIQVDIQ; encoded by the coding sequence ATGAATCAAATTCCACTTGATACAGTCCAACAAACAGCAAACGCAATCAAAGCAAATCCTGATTTGAAAATCAAAAATTGGCATGCCCATATCCAATGGGAGAGCGGTGTGCAAAATAAGGTGTCCATTCGAGAATTCAGCCCGATTCTTGTAGATGAACCGGCAACGTTAGGTGGTACCGATAAGGCTCCGAATCCTGTTGAGTATTTTATAGGAGCAGCAGGAAGCTGCTTTGCTATTACGTTTGAGGTCATGGCCAGTCAGAGAGGCATTCAATTAAAAAGTGTGGATGTGACCATTGAAGCTGATTTGAATGCCGCAGTCTTTCTAGGTATTGAGGAAGGCGATGGAGGGATTTTACATCCGGTCATCAGATTAAAAGTAGATGCGGATGCTGCAGAAGAAGAGATAGCGAGCATCGCGCATGCTGCGTTATTGAAATCACCTGTGTTAGCCAGTCTGCAAAAAGACATTCAAGTAGACATTCAATAA
- a CDS encoding Crp/Fnr family transcriptional regulator encodes MAKQGQKSKEQEIVSQDHYLYPTSIVHLFSPSRIDNWKSKKNYYTFKKGDFICTPGQRSDAVYFIVEGHARIFHLHLEGKECVLGILSEGDFIDLLQVFSDRESQLFAKALTDVKVLSIPKSEVKNEVQQNKELSMTLLYYFTNRLQETIEILEQVAYGKVEERLLFLLEKLANKSESDQEWYPLPEFITHKNLAGMIASTRETVTFLLNKFIQINKVKQEEQRLWLKNDKKIGWM; translated from the coding sequence TTGGCAAAACAAGGACAGAAATCAAAGGAGCAGGAAATCGTGTCGCAGGATCATTATTTATATCCAACAAGCATCGTTCATTTGTTCTCCCCATCTCGAATTGACAACTGGAAGTCTAAAAAGAATTATTATACCTTCAAAAAAGGTGACTTTATTTGCACACCCGGTCAACGATCTGACGCTGTGTATTTTATTGTTGAAGGTCACGCTCGAATATTTCATCTTCATTTAGAAGGGAAAGAGTGTGTATTAGGTATTTTGTCAGAAGGCGATTTCATTGATTTACTACAAGTTTTTTCAGATAGAGAAAGTCAACTCTTCGCAAAAGCGTTAACGGATGTTAAGGTGCTATCGATTCCCAAAAGTGAAGTGAAAAATGAAGTTCAACAAAATAAAGAGTTATCCATGACGCTTCTTTATTACTTTACAAATAGGCTGCAGGAAACCATTGAAATTTTAGAACAAGTCGCTTATGGAAAAGTGGAGGAGCGCTTATTATTTCTGTTAGAGAAGCTGGCAAATAAGTCGGAGAGCGATCAAGAATGGTATCCATTGCCTGAGTTCATTACACATAAAAACCTAGCAGGCATGATTGCCTCCACAAGAGAAACTGTAACATTTTTACTTAATAAGTTTATTCAAATAAATAAAGTGAAGCAAGAAGAGCAGCGCCTATGGCTCAAAAATGATAAAAAAATTGGATGGATGTAA
- a CDS encoding anti-sigma factor, whose product MERECTNLLSFIADELNEKEKRKFVEHIQHCLECSREYEQMIEAWHSLHWDFEEKEVPASLKSDVMNYVFEHDKKERGSIVRWLKEWLYVLQKQFTPLTVGLLLLFMGVAAFQAIYNIQLIKERKNGEAVTAKPMEVVSTFFLQGVGQTSSNAKGHASILRQGESEKLVIQVDNLPPLAGDEVYQVWLLNNGMRENAGTFKPDGSGKGMLTYPLAQRQHFDQIGITIEPDQYSRQPRGKKVVGSS is encoded by the coding sequence ATGGAAAGAGAGTGTACAAACCTGCTTTCATTCATAGCGGATGAGTTAAATGAGAAAGAAAAAAGAAAATTTGTTGAGCATATACAGCATTGTTTGGAATGCTCAAGGGAGTATGAACAAATGATAGAAGCCTGGCATTCATTGCATTGGGACTTTGAAGAGAAAGAAGTTCCTGCATCCTTAAAGTCAGACGTAATGAATTATGTTTTCGAACATGATAAAAAAGAAAGGGGAAGCATCGTACGCTGGCTCAAAGAGTGGCTCTATGTTCTCCAAAAACAGTTTACCCCGCTAACTGTTGGACTTTTGCTGCTTTTTATGGGTGTGGCAGCTTTCCAGGCGATATATAACATTCAATTAATAAAGGAACGGAAGAACGGTGAAGCCGTAACGGCTAAACCGATGGAGGTTGTATCCACATTCTTTTTGCAGGGCGTCGGTCAAACGAGCAGTAACGCAAAAGGCCATGCCTCTATTTTGCGGCAGGGGGAGAGTGAAAAGTTAGTCATACAAGTCGATAATCTGCCGCCGTTAGCCGGGGATGAGGTCTATCAAGTGTGGTTGTTGAACAATGGGATGCGGGAGAATGCCGGAACGTTTAAACCCGATGGAAGCGGGAAAGGGATGCTAACCTATCCGCTTGCGCAAAGACAGCATTTTGACCAAATCGGCATCACCATTGAACCAGACCAATACAGCAGGCAGCCGCGGGGCAAGAAGGTTGTCGGCTCATCATAG